Proteins found in one Streptomyces sp. Q6 genomic segment:
- a CDS encoding class F sortase has protein sequence MDSRLFRRLRRGRQRSLSATAAAVLLLLGATALVVGLLRQQPAPPVAHPAQEPARRSAPPSAAGNSSSPHHDERPAVMAASAPTRLSIPAIGVDTSLERLALDAHRAMQTPKDPARVGWYTPGPTPGARGPAVIAGHVTWNETKAVFFQLARLKAGDHVYVHRKDGSTARFTVSRTEQYAKKDFPSIDVYGNVDYAALRLITCAGTYSGHSYADNTVVYARLDPES, from the coding sequence ATGGATTCCCGCCTGTTCAGGCGGCTGCGCCGTGGCCGACAGCGCTCGCTGTCGGCCACGGCGGCCGCCGTGCTCCTGCTGCTGGGTGCCACCGCCCTGGTCGTAGGCCTGTTGCGGCAACAGCCCGCACCTCCCGTTGCCCATCCCGCGCAGGAACCTGCTCGTCGGTCCGCGCCGCCCTCAGCGGCGGGGAACAGCAGCTCGCCGCACCACGACGAGCGTCCTGCAGTGATGGCCGCGTCGGCGCCGACGCGCCTGTCCATCCCGGCGATAGGCGTCGACACTTCGCTGGAACGCCTGGCTCTGGATGCGCACCGGGCCATGCAGACTCCCAAGGACCCGGCTCGCGTGGGCTGGTACACACCCGGCCCCACCCCCGGCGCCAGAGGCCCGGCCGTCATCGCCGGTCACGTCACGTGGAATGAGACCAAGGCAGTCTTCTTCCAGCTCGCCCGCCTGAAGGCAGGCGACCACGTGTACGTGCACCGCAAGGACGGCTCCACCGCCCGCTTCACCGTCTCCCGCACCGAGCAGTACGCCAAGAAGGACTTCCCCTCCATCGACGTCTACGGCAACGTCGACTACGCCGCACTGCGACTGATCACCTGCGCCGGCACATACAGCGGTCACTCCTACGCCGACAACACCGTCGTCTACGCCCGCCTCGACCCCGAGTCCTGA
- a CDS encoding globin domain-containing protein, whose protein sequence is MVRYFYAHLFGSRPDLRRLFPAELGEQHERLLNALLHVITHLDRPATVSYLQRLGRDHRRYGIARRDYLSVGQSLIASIAEHTPRTWSEDTERAWTNVYGMAMDTMLAAAQQDKDARRPASWEATVVSRRLDRTGHTVVLQTVPDQPYAFRPGQYAAVHHPELRGVWRPYSLVRPGDDATRGEVELHVARTPHGALSALLCDHTFTGQSLTLSSPGGDGWTTQDTGPLTLIAAGTGWAPARAVLSEQVQRFPARTIDLHIVARSRDHFYDQSHLAQLESRHHQLTCHWWWPRDPDRVRGFQRAFQDHLAGERSLAARHVYVAGPPAFVRDTVGTLEEHNRPLSLAHDPLPAEHPQTPLTHAERVLDPPRPRWVNPSLHHTG, encoded by the coding sequence GTGGTCCGGTACTTCTATGCGCACCTGTTCGGCAGCAGACCGGACCTGCGTCGGCTCTTCCCTGCCGAACTCGGGGAGCAGCACGAGCGGCTGCTGAACGCGCTGCTGCACGTCATCACGCATCTCGACCGTCCCGCCACGGTGTCCTACCTCCAACGGCTGGGTCGTGACCACCGCCGGTACGGCATCGCCCGGCGCGATTACCTCAGCGTCGGACAGAGCCTGATCGCATCGATCGCCGAGCACACTCCCCGGACCTGGAGCGAGGACACCGAACGGGCCTGGACGAACGTGTACGGCATGGCGATGGACACCATGCTGGCCGCGGCCCAGCAGGACAAGGACGCACGGCGCCCGGCGAGCTGGGAGGCAACCGTCGTCTCCCGCCGCCTGGACCGCACCGGGCACACGGTGGTCCTGCAGACGGTGCCCGACCAGCCCTACGCCTTCCGGCCCGGTCAGTACGCGGCCGTCCACCACCCGGAACTGCGCGGCGTGTGGCGTCCCTACTCGTTGGTGCGCCCGGGCGACGACGCGACACGCGGCGAGGTGGAACTCCACGTCGCCCGCACTCCCCATGGGGCTTTGAGCGCGCTGCTGTGCGACCACACCTTTACCGGGCAGTCCCTCACCCTGTCCTCGCCTGGCGGGGACGGCTGGACCACGCAGGACACGGGACCGCTGACCCTGATCGCGGCAGGCACGGGGTGGGCTCCGGCCCGTGCCGTCCTCAGCGAGCAGGTGCAACGTTTCCCGGCGCGCACCATTGACCTGCACATAGTGGCCCGTAGCCGTGACCACTTCTACGACCAGTCCCACCTTGCCCAGCTCGAGAGCCGTCACCACCAGTTGACCTGCCACTGGTGGTGGCCACGGGACCCGGACCGGGTCCGCGGGTTCCAGCGTGCGTTCCAGGACCATCTGGCCGGTGAGCGCTCCCTGGCCGCCCGTCACGTCTACGTCGCGGGTCCCCCCGCCTTCGTCCGCGACACCGTGGGCACCCTGGAGGAACACAACCGGCCACTCAGCCTGGCGCACGATCCACTCCCCGCGGAGCACCCCCAGACACCACTCACCCACGCCGAACGCGTCCTCGACCCGCCCCGGCCACGCTGGGTCAACCCGTCGCTGCACCACACCGGATGA
- a CDS encoding TetR/AcrR family transcriptional regulator: protein MGQSDTRARIQHAAAVLFRRHGYAATGLKRIATAADAPFGSIYHFFPGGKQQLAEDMIRTSGAEYGRLVMTLLDSVSDPAESLVHAFEAAADDLAAADYADACPIGTVALEVASSNDELRAATAEVFAEWIAAATRWFGRWVDDPSAARSLAYSMVMMLEGAFMLGRAARDPEPLRVAGRSMAALLRAASSDFERTSRTKR, encoded by the coding sequence ATGGGACAGTCGGATACGCGAGCCAGGATCCAGCACGCCGCCGCGGTGCTGTTCCGGCGGCACGGCTACGCGGCCACCGGCTTGAAGCGGATCGCGACAGCAGCTGACGCGCCGTTCGGCTCGATCTATCACTTCTTCCCGGGCGGTAAGCAGCAGCTGGCCGAGGACATGATCCGCACGTCCGGAGCCGAGTACGGCCGACTGGTCATGACCCTGCTGGACAGCGTCTCGGATCCTGCGGAATCACTCGTGCATGCATTTGAAGCGGCTGCGGACGACCTTGCCGCGGCTGACTATGCCGACGCGTGCCCCATCGGCACCGTGGCCCTGGAAGTCGCGAGCAGTAACGACGAACTGCGTGCCGCGACTGCGGAGGTCTTCGCGGAGTGGATCGCCGCGGCGACGCGTTGGTTCGGCCGATGGGTGGACGACCCAAGCGCAGCACGGTCCCTCGCGTACTCCATGGTCATGATGTTGGAGGGCGCATTCATGCTCGGCCGAGCTGCCCGTGATCCAGAACCGCTGCGGGTGGCCGGCCGGTCGATGGCAGCCTTGCTCCGCGCCGCCTCCTCCGACTTTGAGAGGACGTCCCGCACGAAGCGGTAG
- a CDS encoding SRPBCC family protein, with translation MSRVFTVRRSIDIGVTPEVAYQAVSRPEDMGRWSPENRGTTGAAPVGPAVPGTSFVGRNKRGRFRWVTRCTVTVAEPGSRFAFRVHAIGARRPRLRGPIATWEYRFEATDHGTRVTETWTDDRRAWPDLAAQVFDRIVTRGQTFADFQIRNIDRTLQNLQRELERANAA, from the coding sequence ATGAGCCGCGTATTCACGGTGCGCAGGAGCATCGACATCGGGGTGACGCCCGAGGTCGCCTATCAGGCCGTGAGTCGTCCTGAAGACATGGGCCGGTGGAGCCCGGAGAACCGGGGCACGACGGGTGCTGCTCCGGTCGGACCGGCGGTGCCAGGGACCTCGTTCGTCGGGCGCAACAAGAGGGGACGGTTCCGGTGGGTCACACGGTGCACCGTCACCGTGGCCGAGCCGGGGAGCCGATTCGCGTTCCGTGTCCATGCGATCGGTGCCCGTCGCCCGCGTCTGCGCGGGCCGATCGCTACGTGGGAGTACCGGTTCGAGGCGACTGACCACGGCACGCGCGTGACGGAGACCTGGACCGACGACCGGCGCGCCTGGCCCGATCTCGCCGCGCAGGTCTTCGACCGGATCGTCACTCGGGGGCAGACGTTCGCGGACTTCCAGATACGGAACATCGACAGGACGCTGCAGAACCTCCAACGCGAGCTGGAACGCGCCAACGCCGCCTGA
- a CDS encoding PH domain-containing protein — protein MDDRGGDLVSVWRVGGTARVAGWAIPAVVAVKALCGWAGWASSPDVETARLAGVWSGLAVGVALFFWWTILRVRLEVGPDGIATVNPWGTQHLALDEVASVRLGAWGVEFHHADGFKTTAYALSELAAGTAQDRRFAELMAVLEAGPDAMPR, from the coding sequence ATGGATGACCGGGGTGGGGACTTGGTGTCGGTGTGGCGGGTGGGCGGGACGGCTCGCGTGGCGGGCTGGGCCATCCCGGCTGTTGTTGCGGTGAAGGCGCTCTGTGGCTGGGCGGGGTGGGCTTCCTCTCCAGATGTGGAGACGGCACGGCTGGCCGGGGTGTGGTCGGGGCTTGCCGTCGGCGTGGCGCTGTTTTTCTGGTGGACGATTCTCCGGGTCCGGCTTGAGGTCGGCCCTGACGGGATTGCCACGGTCAATCCGTGGGGGACCCAACACCTGGCACTGGACGAGGTGGCCTCGGTGCGGCTGGGTGCGTGGGGCGTGGAGTTCCATCACGCTGACGGTTTCAAGACCACGGCCTATGCGCTGAGCGAGCTGGCTGCGGGAACAGCGCAGGACCGGCGCTTCGCGGAGCTGATGGCGGTTTTGGAGGCGGGCCCCGATGCCATGCCGCGGTGA
- a CDS encoding IS5 family transposase yields the protein MADRQPYPSDLSDEAWELIRPVITAWKGQHRSVSGHEGRYEMREIVNAILYQARVGCQWRYLPHDLPPYTAVYYYFGLWRDDGTDQTIHDLLRWQVRESKGRREDPSAVVMDSQTVHVSLNAPKETTGLDPGKKSRGRKRGIATDVLGLLIAVIVVAASVHDNAIGITLLDKVAADNPGVVKSWVDAGFKNAVIEHGRSLGIDVEVVSRDPQTKGFAPAPKRWIAEQTFGTLMLHRRLARDYETLPASSASWIRWSMTDVMTHRLTATTTPTWRDPPPARRPGPA from the coding sequence GTGGCTGATCGGCAGCCGTACCCGAGCGATCTGTCGGACGAGGCATGGGAGTTGATCCGGCCGGTCATCACGGCCTGGAAGGGGCAGCACCGTTCGGTCAGCGGCCATGAGGGCCGGTACGAGATGCGGGAGATCGTCAACGCGATCCTGTACCAGGCCCGGGTCGGCTGCCAGTGGCGCTATCTGCCGCACGACCTTCCGCCCTACACCGCGGTCTACTACTACTTCGGGCTGTGGCGCGACGACGGCACCGACCAGACCATCCACGACCTGCTGCGCTGGCAGGTCCGCGAGTCGAAAGGCCGGCGCGAGGACCCGTCCGCGGTCGTGATGGACTCCCAGACCGTGCACGTCTCGCTCAACGCCCCGAAGGAGACGACCGGCCTGGATCCGGGCAAGAAGAGCCGGGGCCGCAAGCGGGGCATCGCCACCGATGTGCTCGGTCTGCTCATCGCGGTGATCGTGGTCGCCGCGAGCGTGCACGACAACGCCATCGGGATCACGCTGCTGGACAAGGTGGCCGCCGACAACCCCGGCGTGGTGAAGAGCTGGGTCGATGCCGGGTTCAAGAACGCCGTCATCGAGCACGGCCGGTCACTGGGCATCGACGTCGAGGTGGTGTCCCGGGATCCGCAGACCAAGGGGTTCGCCCCGGCCCCGAAACGGTGGATCGCCGAGCAGACCTTCGGCACCCTCATGCTGCACCGCCGCCTGGCCCGCGACTACGAGACCCTGCCCGCCAGTTCGGCGTCCTGGATCCGCTGGTCGATGACCGACGTCATGACCCACCGGCTCACCGCCACCACCACTCCCACCTGGCGGGACCCGCCACCGGCCCGCCGGCCCGGACCGGCATGA
- a CDS encoding CBS domain-containing protein, whose translation MRARDLAIPYLTVDVNSDATAAARLMAEHQLPGLLVLGTDGAPKAILPASQLVKALVPAYVIEDPTLAAVVDEKHADRICEALAGRSVADCLPAQSGPPPVAVPDDTALEVAALMAQARSPLVAVVETAKDGPHLLGVITASHLLHELLAGEEPDGSQPTPPVV comes from the coding sequence ATGCGAGCACGCGACCTCGCCATCCCCTACCTGACCGTGGACGTGAACAGTGATGCCACCGCGGCCGCCCGCCTCATGGCCGAACATCAGCTGCCCGGCCTCCTCGTTCTCGGCACCGACGGTGCGCCCAAGGCGATCCTTCCTGCTTCCCAGCTGGTCAAAGCGCTCGTACCGGCCTACGTGATCGAGGATCCGACTCTGGCCGCGGTCGTCGACGAGAAACATGCGGACCGTATCTGCGAGGCCTTGGCCGGACGCAGCGTCGCCGACTGTCTCCCCGCACAGTCCGGGCCGCCGCCGGTCGCCGTACCCGACGACACGGCGCTGGAAGTGGCCGCGCTCATGGCTCAGGCCCGCAGTCCCCTCGTCGCGGTCGTGGAGACGGCAAAGGACGGCCCGCACCTCCTGGGCGTGATCACCGCATCCCACCTTCTGCACGAACTGCTGGCCGGTGAAGAGCCAGACGGCAGCCAACCGACTCCACCCGTCGTATGA
- a CDS encoding ArsB/NhaD family transporter: MNDWHGWAAIIVFVGAYVLIISEKVHRVAAALGGAGLMLAIGATDDESAFYSTGSGIDWNVIFLLMGMMMIVGVLKKTGMFEYLAIWAVKRAHARPFRVMVMLVVITATASALLDNVTTVLLVAPVTLLVCERLALPVAPFLIAEVFASNVGGIATLVGDPPNIIIASRAQLTFNDFLVHLAPLAAVLTAVLVLLCRIMFRKAFVYDEDRAAEVMALEEREAIKNPRLLVQGLVVLALVVAGFVLHPVVHYEPSVVALLGAGLLVAVSTVETGDVLSEVEWPTLAFFAGLFVMIGGLIETGVIGEISKALADVIGGSELGGSMVMLGASAVLSGVVDNIPYVATMAPITADLVRDMGGAGDHVMWWALALGADLGGNATAIGASANVVVLGIAERNRQPISFWEFTKYGLVVTAVTVAISATYIWLRYFALT; the protein is encoded by the coding sequence GTGAACGACTGGCACGGCTGGGCGGCGATCATTGTTTTCGTCGGTGCCTACGTCTTGATCATCAGCGAGAAGGTCCACCGTGTCGCCGCCGCTCTCGGTGGTGCAGGGCTGATGCTGGCCATCGGTGCCACGGACGACGAATCGGCCTTCTACTCGACCGGTTCCGGCATCGACTGGAACGTCATCTTCCTGCTCATGGGCATGATGATGATCGTCGGCGTGCTGAAGAAGACTGGCATGTTCGAGTACCTGGCCATCTGGGCCGTGAAGCGAGCGCACGCCAGACCGTTCCGTGTGATGGTCATGCTCGTCGTCATCACTGCCACGGCCTCCGCGCTGCTCGACAACGTCACGACCGTCCTCCTCGTCGCGCCGGTCACCCTGCTGGTGTGCGAGCGACTCGCCCTGCCTGTGGCCCCGTTCCTGATCGCCGAGGTCTTCGCTTCCAACGTCGGCGGCATCGCCACTCTCGTCGGCGATCCGCCCAACATCATCATCGCCAGCCGCGCGCAGCTGACGTTCAACGACTTCCTGGTACATCTCGCTCCCCTGGCGGCTGTCCTGACGGCAGTGCTGGTACTGCTGTGCCGGATCATGTTTCGCAAGGCATTCGTCTACGACGAGGACCGGGCCGCCGAGGTGATGGCACTGGAGGAACGGGAGGCCATCAAGAACCCCCGCCTTCTCGTGCAGGGTCTTGTCGTCCTGGCCCTCGTGGTCGCCGGGTTCGTGCTGCACCCGGTCGTGCACTACGAGCCCAGCGTCGTCGCCCTGCTCGGCGCCGGTCTCCTGGTCGCCGTCTCGACAGTCGAGACCGGTGACGTGCTCAGCGAGGTGGAATGGCCCACCCTCGCCTTCTTCGCCGGGCTCTTCGTCATGATCGGCGGCCTCATCGAGACCGGCGTCATCGGCGAGATCTCCAAAGCGCTCGCCGATGTCATCGGCGGTAGCGAACTCGGTGGATCCATGGTCATGCTGGGCGCGTCCGCGGTCCTGTCCGGCGTCGTCGACAACATCCCGTACGTCGCCACCATGGCCCCGATCACGGCCGATCTGGTCCGCGACATGGGCGGCGCCGGTGATCACGTCATGTGGTGGGCGCTGGCCCTGGGAGCCGACCTCGGGGGCAACGCCACCGCCATCGGTGCCAGCGCCAACGTCGTCGTGCTTGGTATCGCCGAGCGCAACCGACAGCCCATCTCCTTCTGGGAGTTCACCAAGTACGGGCTCGTCGTCACGGCCGTCACGGTGGCGATCTCGGCGACGTACATCTGGCTGCGCTACTTCGCTCTGACCTGA
- a CDS encoding cupin domain-containing protein, with amino-acid sequence MTNKEPTVRLVPQPGPARATRPLRLGAGGSTIEVLAAAAETSGNVSIYRWHMAPASRGPAPHFHTTFSETFIVEEGEIDYFDGQFWRTLRRGDTAHAAAGDVHALRKQLAEPAVLLMVLSPGVPREEYFAQLATVDERDLGRFHEAHDNHFVDDQER; translated from the coding sequence ATGACGAACAAGGAACCGACAGTACGGCTGGTCCCGCAACCCGGGCCAGCCCGAGCGACGCGACCCCTGCGGCTCGGCGCCGGCGGATCGACCATCGAAGTCCTCGCCGCTGCGGCGGAGACCAGCGGGAACGTGAGCATCTACCGGTGGCACATGGCCCCCGCCAGCCGTGGACCGGCCCCGCACTTTCACACGACCTTCAGCGAGACTTTCATCGTCGAAGAAGGCGAGATCGACTATTTCGACGGACAGTTCTGGCGAACACTGCGGCGCGGCGACACCGCGCACGCGGCTGCGGGTGACGTCCACGCACTCCGCAAGCAGCTCGCCGAGCCCGCCGTCCTGCTCATGGTCCTCTCGCCCGGCGTACCGCGGGAGGAGTACTTCGCGCAGCTCGCCACCGTGGACGAGCGTGACCTGGGCAGGTTCCACGAAGCGCACGACAACCACTTCGTCGACGACCAGGAACGGTGA
- a CDS encoding alpha/beta hydrolase: protein MNESQWRKVIPMLGGYRCVLPTLPLGGHRQPMNPDADLSQRGVARLLGEFIERLGLHRVTLVLNDWGGGQFLVSEGRDQHIERLVLVACEAFDNFPPGPAKAMAHVCKMPGGVWLLTRLMRIPAFRHSRHGYGGMSLRGIPDEIMDGWFAPASRDKAIRRDFAKFATGAPGRKTLLAWAELLRGYDRPVLVVWATEDKLMPREHGPRLAELYPQGRLVEITDSSTLIPEDQPEQLAQVLTAFLIQTGAAPARVQPLRGDSA, encoded by the coding sequence ATGAACGAGTCCCAGTGGCGCAAGGTGATCCCGATGCTGGGCGGCTATCGCTGTGTCCTGCCCACCTTGCCTCTGGGAGGGCACCGTCAGCCGATGAACCCGGATGCCGACCTCTCCCAGCGCGGGGTCGCCCGGCTTCTGGGTGAGTTCATCGAACGGCTCGGTCTGCACCGGGTGACTCTCGTGCTCAATGACTGGGGCGGCGGCCAGTTCCTGGTGTCCGAGGGGCGGGACCAGCACATCGAGCGCCTGGTGCTGGTGGCCTGCGAAGCATTCGACAATTTCCCTCCGGGACCGGCAAAGGCCATGGCGCACGTGTGCAAAATGCCAGGCGGCGTCTGGCTCCTGACGCGTCTCATGCGCATCCCTGCCTTCCGCCACAGTCGGCACGGGTACGGCGGAATGAGCCTGCGCGGGATTCCCGACGAGATCATGGACGGCTGGTTCGCCCCCGCCAGTCGCGACAAAGCCATCCGAAGGGACTTCGCCAAGTTCGCCACCGGAGCACCCGGACGCAAGACCTTGCTCGCCTGGGCCGAGCTCCTGCGAGGCTACGACCGCCCGGTACTGGTCGTATGGGCGACCGAGGACAAGCTGATGCCGCGCGAACACGGCCCCCGGCTGGCCGAGCTGTACCCGCAGGGCCGACTGGTCGAGATCACCGACTCCTCCACTCTCATCCCCGAGGACCAGCCCGAACAACTTGCCCAGGTACTCACCGCATTCCTGATCCAAACCGGCGCAGCGCCGGCCCGGGTACAGCCGCTGAGAGGAGATTCCGCATGA
- a CDS encoding DUF5937 family protein, producing MIRYRLGAGAASVRWAMSPIHEVVSLAQLLTEPQRHPLFHSWLRRRRLRLSFPDLRALTVFMADGTYRPDFLDPSPMSSEPTFEEGMAALLAAPTDQTYAELADATTGQKAPVRRELLDDPDRARSRAADALYRLWKTAVEPEWPSMRQALRAEMLDRALQVNREGLRAVLPRLHPSAACEGDTITVDKAVDIDVDCSERQGLILVPSLFITDRIQCTTSDHWTPAIYYPASGRYLWSPPATARSLDRLLGRTRSRILAALTTPLQTTVVARLVNVAPPTASEHLAVLRDAGLIDSIRSGRTATHELTEAGRTLLDAASPRS from the coding sequence GTGATCCGTTATCGACTGGGCGCCGGGGCCGCGAGCGTGCGGTGGGCGATGTCGCCGATCCACGAAGTAGTCAGTCTTGCCCAGCTCTTGACCGAGCCGCAGCGCCACCCGCTGTTCCACTCCTGGCTGCGCCGTCGCCGCCTCAGACTTTCGTTCCCGGACCTGAGGGCGCTCACCGTCTTCATGGCCGATGGCACGTACCGGCCCGACTTCCTCGACCCGTCGCCGATGTCCAGTGAGCCGACGTTCGAGGAAGGCATGGCGGCCCTTCTCGCCGCGCCGACGGACCAGACGTACGCCGAGTTGGCCGACGCCACGACAGGGCAGAAGGCTCCGGTGCGCCGCGAGTTGCTCGACGATCCCGACCGAGCCAGGTCCCGGGCCGCCGATGCGCTGTACCGACTGTGGAAAACGGCAGTGGAACCGGAATGGCCCTCCATGCGCCAGGCGCTTCGCGCCGAGATGCTGGACCGGGCCCTCCAGGTCAACCGCGAGGGGCTGCGCGCCGTCCTTCCGCGGCTGCACCCTTCCGCCGCATGTGAAGGCGACACGATTACGGTCGACAAGGCTGTCGACATCGACGTCGACTGTTCCGAGCGTCAGGGGCTCATTCTCGTCCCGTCGCTGTTCATCACCGACCGGATACAGTGCACCACCTCGGACCACTGGACGCCGGCGATCTATTACCCGGCATCCGGGAGGTACTTGTGGTCGCCCCCTGCCACGGCGAGGTCGCTCGACCGTCTCCTGGGCAGGACTCGGTCAAGGATCCTGGCAGCGCTGACCACGCCGCTGCAGACGACCGTGGTAGCCAGACTGGTGAACGTCGCCCCGCCGACGGCCAGCGAACACCTGGCCGTCCTGCGGGACGCCGGACTGATCGACAGCATCCGCTCCGGCCGCACGGCCACACACGAGCTCACCGAGGCGGGACGCACCCTCCTGGACGCAGCCTCGCCGCGGTCATGA
- a CDS encoding SDR family NAD(P)-dependent oxidoreductase, with product MPSIAIVGAGPGMGLAIARTFGSRGFDVALIARNRDKLDELVVRLGAEGITADAFPADVLDHDALTQALKNAATRFGGIDVLEYSPAVSLESVSLTAPSLTLPSDVQWAMDVLLHGAITATRAVLPAMREAGTGTLLYTNGAGSADPVPMLGNLNAAQAALRNWVLGLHKELAQSGVQAAHIAIGVWVGTDGPPGAPTAPAEQIASHYWDLHIHRDEAERVVTC from the coding sequence GTGCCCAGCATCGCCATTGTCGGCGCCGGCCCCGGTATGGGCCTGGCCATCGCCCGTACCTTCGGCTCCCGCGGTTTCGACGTCGCACTCATCGCCCGTAACCGCGACAAGCTCGACGAACTGGTCGTCCGGCTCGGCGCCGAGGGCATCACCGCCGACGCGTTCCCCGCGGACGTGCTCGACCATGACGCGCTCACCCAGGCACTCAAGAACGCCGCAACCCGCTTCGGCGGCATCGACGTCCTGGAATACTCCCCGGCCGTCAGCCTCGAATCCGTGTCGCTCACCGCCCCGTCCCTGACCCTACCGTCCGATGTGCAGTGGGCCATGGACGTCCTGCTCCACGGGGCCATCACCGCCACCCGGGCCGTGCTCCCCGCGATGCGAGAGGCCGGCACGGGTACCTTGCTCTACACCAACGGCGCCGGCTCGGCCGACCCCGTCCCGATGCTCGGCAACCTCAACGCCGCCCAGGCCGCGCTGCGCAACTGGGTTCTCGGCCTGCACAAGGAACTGGCCCAATCTGGGGTCCAGGCCGCACACATCGCCATCGGCGTATGGGTCGGCACCGACGGCCCGCCCGGAGCGCCGACGGCCCCGGCGGAGCAAATCGCCTCCCACTACTGGGACCTGCACATACACCGCGATGAGGCCGAACGCGTCGTCACCTGCTGA